A stretch of the Streptomyces sp. WMMB303 genome encodes the following:
- a CDS encoding FadR/GntR family transcriptional regulator, whose amino-acid sequence MMTAARPVDTGLAGPGELDRYAYAESTGTARTTTNASAWEGSEADMNRVGRRASGSRGRGLHGQLVQQLGQMIVSGDLGADRPLVPEEIGQRFEVSRTVVRESLRVLEAKGLVSARPNVGTRVRPVSDWNLLDPDIIEWRAFGPQREGQRRELCELRWAIEPLAARLAAGESHDDVHQRLGDMVEIMGHAHTQGDALTFSRADAEFHGLILQAAGNRMLEHLSGIVSSALQVSGGPTACCDHPTEDTVTHHRRVVDALVSGESAVAESAMRQVLGGNAESVAAAQPAQGAPAQATSGQSGQPTQAAQPGAHGVPAGAGQPGQPGGTGAPGGADHVVPAPREH is encoded by the coding sequence ATGATGACCGCGGCTCGCCCCGTCGACACCGGCCTCGCCGGACCGGGCGAGCTGGACCGCTATGCATACGCCGAGTCGACGGGAACGGCGCGCACGACAACCAACGCCTCGGCGTGGGAGGGTTCCGAGGCAGACATGAACCGAGTGGGCCGACGTGCGTCCGGTAGCCGAGGAAGGGGCCTGCACGGCCAACTCGTCCAGCAGCTCGGCCAGATGATCGTCTCGGGAGACCTGGGAGCGGACCGTCCGCTGGTCCCCGAGGAGATCGGCCAGCGGTTCGAGGTCTCGCGTACGGTCGTGCGCGAATCCCTGCGCGTTCTCGAGGCCAAGGGCCTGGTGAGCGCGCGCCCCAACGTCGGCACCCGGGTCCGGCCCGTCAGTGACTGGAACCTGCTCGACCCCGACATCATCGAATGGCGGGCCTTCGGCCCCCAGCGGGAGGGGCAGCGGCGCGAGCTGTGCGAGCTGCGCTGGGCCATCGAGCCCCTCGCGGCCCGGCTCGCAGCCGGGGAAAGCCACGACGACGTCCATCAGCGCCTCGGCGACATGGTGGAGATCATGGGCCACGCGCACACGCAGGGTGACGCTCTCACGTTCTCCCGCGCCGACGCGGAGTTCCACGGGCTCATTCTGCAGGCGGCAGGAAACCGGATGCTGGAGCACCTCTCCGGCATCGTCTCCTCCGCATTGCAGGTGTCGGGTGGCCCGACCGCCTGCTGCGACCACCCGACCGAGGACACCGTCACCCACCACCGCCGGGTCGTCGACGCACTCGTCTCGGGTGAGTCGGCTGTCGCCGAGTCCGCCATGCGCCAGGTGCTGGGCGGGAACGCCGAGTCGGTGGCTGCCGCGCAGCCGGCGCAGGGTGCGCCGGCTCAGGCCACTTCCGGTCAGTCCGGGCAGCCGACGCAGGCCGCACAGCCGGGAGCCCATGGGGTGCCTGCCGGGGCGGGGCAGCCGGGCCAGCCGGGTGGCACCGGTGCACCCGGCGGGGCAGACCATGTGGTGCCCGCCCCTCGCGAGCATTGA
- a CDS encoding RNA polymerase sigma factor, translating into MSASTSRTLPAEIAESESVMALIERGKAEGQIAGDDVRRAFEADQIPPTQWKNVLRSLNQILDEEGVTLMVSAAEAPKRTRKSVAAKTQPKRTATKTVAAKPAPAKKATPSAAPAAPAAASAPVAAAAPDQGVAGEDVAPKPAKKAAARKTVAKKTAAKKTAAPKKTAAKKSDVVDELLEGDEELVEDIAPKPAGKPGPEDGPAAEIKNENEGFVISDDDEDDAPAQQVAAAGATADPVKDYLKQIGKVPLLNAEQEVELAKRIEAGLFAEDKLAVEEKLAPKLQRELEIIAEDGRRAKNHLLEANLRLVVSLAKRYTGRGMLFLDLIQEGNLGLIRAVEKFDYTKGYKFSTYATWWIRQAITRAMADQARTIRIPVHMVEVINKLARVQRQMLQDLGREPTPEELAKELDMTPEKVVEVQKYGREPISLHTPLGEDGDSEFGDLIEDSEAVVPADAVSFTLLQEQLHSVLDTLSEREAGVVSMRFGLTDGQPKTLDEIGKVYGVTRERIRQIESKTMSKLRHPSRSQVLRDYLD; encoded by the coding sequence GTGTCGGCCAGCACATCCCGTACTCTCCCCGCGGAGATCGCCGAATCCGAGTCCGTCATGGCGCTCATCGAGCGAGGGAAGGCTGAGGGGCAGATTGCCGGCGACGACGTGCGCCGGGCCTTCGAGGCTGACCAGATTCCGCCAACCCAGTGGAAGAACGTCCTGCGCAGCCTCAATCAGATCCTCGACGAGGAGGGTGTGACGCTGATGGTGAGCGCAGCCGAGGCGCCCAAGCGCACCCGCAAGAGCGTCGCAGCGAAGACCCAGCCCAAGCGCACCGCCACCAAGACGGTCGCTGCCAAGCCCGCTCCGGCCAAGAAGGCAACTCCGAGCGCGGCTCCTGCCGCCCCGGCTGCTGCCTCGGCTCCTGTCGCGGCTGCCGCGCCGGATCAGGGGGTCGCCGGGGAGGACGTCGCGCCGAAGCCCGCGAAGAAGGCTGCCGCCAGGAAGACCGTGGCGAAGAAGACCGCAGCCAAGAAGACGGCCGCGCCCAAGAAGACCGCAGCCAAGAAGTCCGACGTCGTCGACGAACTCCTGGAGGGCGACGAGGAGCTGGTGGAGGACATCGCTCCCAAGCCCGCGGGCAAGCCGGGCCCCGAGGACGGTCCTGCCGCCGAGATCAAGAACGAGAACGAGGGCTTCGTCATCTCCGACGATGACGAGGACGACGCGCCGGCCCAGCAGGTTGCCGCCGCGGGCGCCACGGCCGACCCGGTCAAGGACTACCTCAAGCAGATCGGCAAGGTGCCGCTCCTCAACGCGGAGCAGGAGGTCGAACTCGCCAAGCGGATCGAGGCCGGTCTCTTCGCGGAGGACAAGCTGGCCGTCGAGGAGAAGCTGGCCCCCAAGCTCCAGCGGGAACTGGAGATCATCGCCGAGGACGGGCGCCGCGCCAAGAACCACCTGCTGGAGGCCAACCTCCGTCTGGTGGTCTCGCTGGCCAAGCGCTACACGGGCCGCGGAATGCTGTTCCTGGACCTGATCCAGGAGGGCAACCTGGGTCTGATCCGTGCGGTCGAGAAGTTCGACTACACGAAGGGCTACAAGTTCTCGACGTACGCGACGTGGTGGATCCGCCAGGCCATCACCCGCGCCATGGCCGATCAGGCCCGCACCATCCGCATCCCGGTGCACATGGTCGAGGTCATCAACAAGCTCGCCCGCGTCCAGCGCCAGATGCTCCAGGACCTGGGCCGCGAGCCCACCCCGGAAGAGCTGGCCAAGGAACTGGACATGACGCCCGAGAAGGTCGTCGAGGTCCAGAAGTACGGCCGGGAGCCGATCTCCCTGCACACCCCGCTGGGCGAGGACGGGGACAGCGAGTTCGGCGATCTGATCGAGGACTCCGAGGCGGTCGTCCCGGCGGACGCGGTCAGCTTCACGCTTCTGCAGGAGCAGCTGCACTCCGTGCTCGACACGCTCAGCGAGCGTGAGGCGGGCGTCGTCTCGATGCGTTTCGGTCTGACCGACGGCCAGCCCAAGACGCTCGACGAGATCGGCAAGGTCTACGGCGTCACGCGTGAGCGTATCCGGCAGATCGAGTCGAAGACCATGTCCAAGCTGCGTCACCCCTCCAGGTCCCAGGTCCTGCGCGACTACCTGGACTGA